In Trifolium pratense cultivar HEN17-A07 linkage group LG7, ARS_RC_1.1, whole genome shotgun sequence, a genomic segment contains:
- the LOC123897543 gene encoding uncharacterized protein LOC123897543, whose product MKNPRYRHSQPPQQPPQGSDVLAASPPPSLLPKGIKSLKETVMGVALSLWCILDGWANLILLYFDFQIWCKEYGKTYPSLKEKLYRFSVFKETFERNASMPNGFGDRTADELEHLLPLGSYDDDGSEDEFFKSLHKRVGNTYRVYEENNKVFVDCSGPNTFRGSDIEEEKLFERLRRNPGSTYRVFKEDEDTFCVHCF is encoded by the exons ATGAAAAACCCTCGCTATCGGCATTCTCAGCCGCCGCAACAACCACCACAAGGTTCCGATGTCTTGGCTGCTTCGCCTCCACCGTCTCTTCTTCCTAAAG GAATAAAGAGTTTGAAAGAAACGGTGATGGGCGTTGCTTTGTCTCTCTGGTGTATTCTGGATGGTTGGGCTAACCTTATCCTTCTCTATTTCGACTTCCAAATCTGGTGCAAGGAATATGGCAAAACATACCCTTCGCTAAAAGAGAAACTCTACAGATTCAGTGTCTTCAAGGAAACATTTGAACGGAATGCCTCAATGCCCAACGGTTTCGGTGATCGAACAGCAGATGAATTGGAGCACCTTTTACCTCTTGGCAGTTATGACGATGATGGCAGCGAAGATGAATTCTTTAAAAGCTTGCACAAGAGAGTTGGCAATACATATAGAGTATATGAAGAGAATAATAAGGTTTTCGTTGATTGCTCCGGCCCCAACACCTTCCGTGGTTCTgacattgaagaagaaaaattatttgaaagGTTGCGCAGGAATCCTGGCTCTACATACCGGGTGTTTAAAGAGGATGAAGACACCTTTTGTGTTCACTGCTTTTGA